From the Eubacterium sp. 1001713B170207_170306_E7 genome, the window AGATTCTGGGAACAGCGGTTTACTCGGCCGATCAGGGCATATTTGCCGCGCTGGCAGGCTGCAGCTGTATCGCCCCCTATATTAACCGCATGTCCAACAACGATCTGGACCCCTACAAGGCCGTGGCCATCATCCGCGATTTTATCGATGAGCGGCAGCTGAGCTGCGAAATTTTAGGCGCGAGCTTTAAAAATACCAATCAGGTGATACAAACCCTGGCTTCCGGGGCGCACTCGGTCACCATCCCCTATAATATCTTTGAAAAGATGATGAATAAGGAGCTGGCGATTTCAGCCATTGAGACCTTTAACAAGCATGGTGAGATGCTCAAAGAAAAATATTAATCCGATTTTGCAGCGCCGCAAAGGCGCTGCTTTTTATTTAAGCGGTCAGACACGCTATTTAGGCGGTGGAGCGTCGCGGGCTTCCGCTCCTGTGCTATAATGTAAAAAACATTTACAGGAGAGGAAAAATGAAAATCAAAAAAGTTTTGGCGGGATTGACGGCAGCGGTGTTTTTTATGGCAGGCCCTGTGGGGGCTGCGGGAATCGGCCAGGCCCTCGCGGCAACAGCGCCAGCCGGCGGCCAGATTACGAGCTATAAATGCGGTACGCCGGAAAACCAGCCGGTAACCTTTTTAGTGTTGAATGAAAACGAAGCACAACTGGGGGACGGCAGGGGACCAGCCGTTGATGAAGCGGTCACGGGGACGGTTTTTATCCCAAAAGCGGTGACTGATTACGGCGATTTCGAGGAAGTTAAGGTTTATAATGTAACCGGTATTG encodes:
- a CDS encoding transaldolase family protein; this encodes MFLDTANIEEIKKAMKTGVFKGVTTNPTILLNERTPREEKIKEILEAGVPFIYVQTVGETIEQRLEDCEAILDLDSKGRIGLKIPMDIAGLEVVKQIREKYPDCKILGTAVYSADQGIFAALAGCSCIAPYINRMSNNDLDPYKAVAIIRDFIDERQLSCEILGASFKNTNQVIQTLASGAHSVTIPYNIFEKMMNKELAISAIETFNKHGEMLKEKY